The Mucilaginibacter yixingensis genome window below encodes:
- a CDS encoding DUF3696 domain-containing protein, with protein MITRVLIENFKAFREAEINLTALNLFTGLNGMGKSSFIQSLLLLRQSELEGKSLTGRLMLKGSLIDIGKGKDAFSISATSDHIKFEVDENYKPMIDVRYKYLSELDALPVDPEHAVFENSKDQSALFNSNFKYLKADRIAPEHNYKANLFAVLEQRFMGYKGENTALFIALFKLDPVTIEEVHHPKAKTNNLIDNIDAWMNEITPGAHVISTYYNDLDVVKLSYTFDAGNDVTPDFSPVNTGFGFTYTLPVIATVLSAKKGDLIVIENPECHLHPQGQAKLGELLAKAAAGGAQIIIESHSDHLLNGIRVAVKNKAIDSNSVSIFYFERDVNDDLHTTTIDQPFIESDGRLSHQPTGFFDEYAKQLDNLIRPA; from the coding sequence ATGATCACCAGGGTACTCATCGAAAATTTTAAAGCCTTCCGCGAGGCTGAGATCAATTTAACCGCACTCAACTTATTTACCGGCCTCAACGGAATGGGTAAATCCTCTTTTATTCAATCTTTATTATTATTAAGACAATCAGAACTGGAAGGAAAATCTTTAACCGGAAGATTGATGTTAAAAGGCAGTTTGATTGATATCGGTAAAGGAAAAGATGCGTTCAGTATTAGTGCGACTTCGGATCATATCAAGTTTGAAGTCGATGAGAACTATAAACCTATGATCGATGTGCGATATAAATACCTCTCTGAGTTAGATGCGCTGCCTGTAGATCCAGAGCATGCTGTTTTTGAGAATAGCAAAGATCAATCAGCACTTTTTAACAGCAATTTTAAATACTTAAAAGCTGATCGAATAGCGCCTGAACATAACTATAAGGCTAATTTGTTTGCCGTACTCGAACAGCGTTTTATGGGTTATAAGGGTGAAAATACAGCACTTTTTATTGCTCTTTTTAAACTAGACCCGGTTACTATCGAAGAAGTTCATCATCCAAAAGCAAAAACCAATAATCTCATTGATAACATTGACGCCTGGATGAATGAAATTACTCCGGGGGCTCATGTGATATCAACCTATTATAACGATTTAGATGTCGTTAAGCTTTCCTATACTTTTGATGCGGGTAATGACGTGACGCCTGATTTTAGCCCCGTAAACACAGGATTTGGATTCACCTATACCTTGCCGGTAATAGCGACCGTTTTGTCTGCCAAAAAAGGAGATCTAATCGTTATAGAAAACCCTGAATGTCACCTGCACCCGCAGGGACAGGCAAAGCTGGGAGAATTGTTAGCTAAAGCTGCTGCAGGTGGTGCGCAAATCATTATTGAATCGCACTCTGATCATTTGTTAAACGGTATACGTGTAGCCGTGAAGAATAAAGCAATTGATTCAAATAGTGTTTCTATTTTTTATTTTGAGCGTGATGTTAACGACGATTTGCATACCACGACTATAGATCAGCCGTTCATCGAGTCTGATGGTAGATTGAGTCACCAGCCAACTGGTTTTTTCGATGAGTATGCTAAACAACTGGACAACCTGATCAGACCTGCTTAA
- a CDS encoding DUF262 domain-containing protein: MNYDELNEDNRDLIEIEAIDEGLIEDGQDIVSPFDPKDIKIIVEPKTIDHLVQRLKYDEIDMNTEFQRKGNLWKPDAQSRLIESLLLRFPLPAFYFDAEDDNRWLVVDGLQRIWTIKNFVVNSEKPSEDNKPLELQGLDILTDYNNKNITFKDLHRSMQRRILETQITTYLIQPGTPKQVKYNVFRRINTGGLGLNPMEIRNALNIGNASTFLRGLSEDDELRSLIKVQDKRMEDRELYLRAIAFINVDHTKYTTPLSGFLDKAMENLARLNAKELDKIKSGIIKAIKLQKELFGRDIFSRSIDKKSNLKLNSALFEVWVSETYKLLDVQQKKLVANKERLVKKYIQLISDPSFSRVVSTSTSGYSSVQLRFDKIKELINENIK, encoded by the coding sequence ATGAACTACGACGAGCTAAACGAAGATAATAGAGACCTAATCGAAATCGAAGCAATTGATGAAGGCTTGATAGAGGACGGCCAGGACATTGTCAGTCCCTTCGATCCCAAAGATATTAAGATCATAGTTGAGCCTAAAACGATTGACCATCTCGTTCAGCGGCTGAAATATGATGAAATTGACATGAACACAGAATTTCAGAGAAAGGGGAACTTATGGAAACCTGACGCGCAAAGTAGATTGATTGAATCATTGTTGTTGCGGTTCCCGTTACCGGCGTTTTACTTTGATGCAGAAGACGACAATAGATGGTTAGTTGTAGATGGACTTCAAAGGATTTGGACCATTAAAAACTTCGTAGTAAACAGCGAAAAACCCTCCGAAGACAACAAGCCATTAGAACTGCAAGGACTTGATATTTTAACTGATTATAACAATAAGAATATTACCTTCAAAGATCTGCACAGATCAATGCAGCGTCGAATATTAGAGACGCAGATTACCACCTATCTGATTCAGCCTGGTACCCCAAAGCAAGTTAAGTATAATGTTTTCAGAAGGATTAATACGGGCGGCCTGGGACTAAATCCAATGGAAATCAGAAACGCCTTAAATATTGGCAATGCATCGACATTCTTACGTGGTCTTTCCGAGGATGATGAATTAAGATCCCTGATAAAAGTACAGGATAAGCGTATGGAAGACCGCGAACTTTACTTAAGGGCAATTGCATTTATCAATGTAGACCATACGAAGTATACAACCCCTTTATCCGGTTTCCTGGACAAAGCAATGGAGAATCTGGCTCGTTTAAATGCAAAGGAACTTGACAAAATCAAAAGCGGGATCATCAAAGCAATAAAGCTTCAAAAGGAGCTTTTCGGCCGGGATATTTTCAGTAGATCTATCGATAAGAAAAGTAATCTAAAACTCAATAGCGCTTTATTTGAGGTGTGGGTTTCTGAAACTTACAAACTCTTAGATGTCCAGCAGAAAAAACTAGTCGCTAACAAAGAAAGATTAGTAAAAAAATATATTCAACTGATCAGTGATCCCAGTTTTTCCCGTGTTGTTTCCACAAGTACCTCCGGCTATTCTTCAGTGCAATTGCGCTTTGATAAAATCAAGGAACTTATAAACGAAAATATAAAATGA